In Treponema vincentii, a single window of DNA contains:
- a CDS encoding ABC transporter ATP-binding protein codes for MLLQTKQLSRTFTRSGFDFFAVKEADFTIDSSDFVFIVGRSGSGKTTLLNLLSGILEPTSGTVLFEDKDITLMSDTEKSYYRNESIGFVPQSLGALPNLSVLDNVRVPFFLFSRDGDTEGRALSLLEVMGIAHLKDEMPKNLSGGESKRMLIARALMNAPKLLIADEPTANLDAETAAGVMQAVKDVNKLGTAVLIVTHDSTILDPHCTTYRMDAGTLSKV; via the coding sequence ATGTTATTGCAAACAAAACAACTTTCCAGAACGTTTACCAGAAGCGGTTTCGATTTTTTTGCCGTTAAGGAGGCCGATTTCACTATCGATTCTTCCGATTTTGTCTTTATTGTCGGCCGCTCCGGTTCGGGGAAAACGACACTGCTTAATCTGCTTTCGGGAATTTTAGAGCCGACTTCAGGTACGGTTCTTTTTGAAGATAAAGATATTACGCTGATGAGTGATACCGAAAAAAGCTATTACCGTAATGAGTCTATAGGATTTGTTCCGCAATCACTCGGCGCCTTGCCGAATCTGTCGGTACTGGATAATGTGCGCGTCCCGTTTTTTTTATTTAGCAGGGACGGCGATACCGAAGGGAGGGCGCTCAGTTTGTTGGAAGTGATGGGAATAGCACATCTAAAAGATGAAATGCCGAAAAATCTTTCGGGCGGAGAATCAAAGCGGATGCTTATCGCGCGTGCATTGATGAATGCGCCCAAGTTGCTCATCGCCGACGAACCGACGGCAAACCTCGATGCGGAAACGGCAGCTGGTGTCATGCAGGCGGTAAAAGATGTAAACAAGCTCGGAACTGCCGTGCTGATTGTAACGCATGATTCCACTATCTTGGATCCGCACTGTACAACCTACCGCATGGATGCCGGAACCCTTTCAAAAGTCTAG
- a CDS encoding divergent polysaccharide deacetylase family protein, whose amino-acid sequence MSEKEDKVKTSKKTTPKKTAAKGQSKTKSRSSTTTKKKPRSSTARKKRSRGNIIAALVILCVLLLGFNLVLVLKLVPNLKNSLKSEPVQAQTPVEKEIPSTEQKRNEPLTAAQEPSPPVTVSQVAAQTQPHTDSAVQQKRQNTPTAQQKTESSQEKAPAVKKTTPAAQPAPHSPAAVPASRTASAAQKGTAQKEKPAVHPAPQKNTVSEKSVASDKKNTASKKNSVPEKPAVPDKKKTVQKVQPVQPAAKPEKPRKPAPYAGNLTFVFDDAGHNLDQLEYFLRLPFPCTIAVLPGLRYSSESARRIRKAGKQVILHQPMQSVDLHINPGLGAVTPGLSAEQIKNIVRKNLEEIWPVAGMNNHEGSLMTADEAAMSAVLDVVAEKHIFFLDSRTTARSVVAKVAKEKNMAVWERAIFIDNDKSRAAMETQIKKGLSIARQKGSAIMIGHVFTVELAELLTEMYPALIEDGFSLSAIAQVAQKGTVNFGN is encoded by the coding sequence ATGTCCGAAAAAGAAGATAAAGTAAAAACAAGCAAAAAAACGACACCTAAAAAAACAGCGGCGAAGGGGCAGTCAAAAACCAAGAGCCGCAGCAGTACAACAACAAAGAAAAAGCCGCGCAGTTCAACCGCCCGAAAGAAGCGTTCGAGAGGGAATATTATTGCCGCATTGGTGATATTGTGCGTTCTGCTTTTGGGTTTTAATCTTGTTTTAGTGTTAAAATTAGTGCCTAATCTTAAAAATTCATTAAAATCCGAACCGGTTCAAGCGCAAACTCCGGTTGAAAAGGAAATACCGTCAACTGAACAAAAACGGAATGAACCGCTTACGGCAGCACAAGAACCTTCACCGCCGGTTACCGTGTCGCAGGTTGCTGCACAAACACAGCCGCATACCGATTCCGCGGTGCAGCAAAAACGGCAAAATACACCGACAGCGCAGCAAAAAACGGAGTCATCACAGGAGAAAGCGCCTGCTGTAAAAAAAACAACACCGGCTGCACAACCGGCTCCCCATTCGCCTGCCGCTGTGCCTGCATCCCGCACCGCTTCTGCTGCACAGAAAGGTACTGCGCAGAAAGAAAAGCCGGCAGTCCATCCGGCTCCGCAAAAGAATACCGTATCGGAAAAATCCGTTGCATCTGATAAAAAAAATACCGCATCGAAGAAAAACAGTGTACCGGAAAAACCTGCCGTACCCGATAAGAAAAAAACCGTGCAAAAAGTGCAGCCGGTGCAGCCTGCTGCAAAACCGGAAAAGCCGCGCAAGCCTGCCCCTTATGCAGGGAACCTCACCTTCGTGTTTGACGATGCAGGGCACAATCTCGACCAGCTCGAGTACTTTTTACGGCTGCCATTCCCCTGTACTATTGCAGTTTTACCCGGATTGCGGTACTCTAGCGAGTCGGCGCGGCGGATACGTAAAGCCGGAAAACAGGTTATTTTGCACCAGCCGATGCAATCGGTTGATCTGCATATTAATCCGGGACTGGGGGCGGTGACGCCGGGACTTTCTGCGGAGCAAATCAAAAATATCGTCAGAAAAAATCTCGAAGAAATTTGGCCGGTAGCCGGGATGAATAATCACGAAGGCTCACTGATGACGGCGGACGAGGCAGCGATGAGCGCGGTTTTGGATGTCGTAGCGGAAAAACATATATTCTTTTTGGATTCGCGGACAACCGCTCGGTCAGTCGTTGCGAAGGTTGCAAAGGAGAAAAATATGGCTGTCTGGGAACGGGCAATTTTTATTGATAACGATAAAAGCCGCGCTGCAATGGAAACGCAAATTAAAAAAGGGTTGAGCATTGCGAGACAGAAAGGCTCTGCCATCATGATCGGCCATGTCTTTACGGTTGAGCTTGCAGAGCTTTTAACCGAGATGTATCCTGCACTTATCGAAGACGGATTTTCACTTTCGGCAATTGCTCAAGTTGCACAAAAAGGGACAGTTAACTTCGGCAACTAA
- the recA gene encoding recombinase RecA, whose amino-acid sequence MAKTKSEINQVTNITDADEKLKALEAARLQIEKQFGQGSIMKLGSKTETSGIEVIPSGSILLDEALGIGGYPRGRIIEIFGPESSGKTTLALHVVAEAQKRGGIAAFVDAEHALDPQYAQKLGVNIDELWVAQPDAGEQALEITENLVRSGAVDVIVVDSVAALTPQAEIDGEMGDSHMGLQARLMSQALRKLTAIISRSKCILIFINQIRMKIGIAYGNPETTTGGNALKFYSSVRIEVRKGEVLGKDEDEAWGNKVRIKVVKNKVAPPFRKVELEILFGKGISPYGSLLDCAVKYELIDKKGAWYSYKEDKIGQGHDNAVKFLEDNPDVAIDLEKTLRAQLFPNQKYVSSFVKIDQAADSGTAGKTPSGSGTGEAAAAKAAGSVKPEVARTDKEADAQAAPAGKKSMLEKAALASGKTESLNADSAAVSATHKSKPGSTFDGDNELF is encoded by the coding sequence ATGGCAAAAACAAAATCGGAAATAAATCAGGTAACCAATATTACCGATGCTGATGAAAAGCTCAAAGCGTTGGAGGCTGCGCGTCTGCAAATTGAAAAACAATTCGGACAAGGGTCGATCATGAAGCTCGGTTCAAAGACCGAGACGAGCGGTATCGAAGTAATCCCGTCAGGGAGTATCTTGCTTGACGAAGCGCTCGGTATCGGCGGCTATCCGCGCGGCAGAATTATCGAAATATTCGGTCCGGAGTCATCGGGAAAAACCACGCTTGCGCTCCATGTTGTTGCAGAAGCGCAAAAACGGGGCGGTATTGCAGCGTTTGTGGATGCCGAACATGCCCTTGACCCGCAGTATGCGCAAAAACTCGGTGTCAATATCGATGAGTTGTGGGTCGCCCAGCCCGATGCGGGAGAGCAGGCGTTGGAAATCACCGAAAACCTCGTCCGATCGGGTGCGGTGGATGTCATCGTCGTGGACTCGGTAGCAGCCCTTACGCCGCAAGCGGAAATTGACGGTGAAATGGGCGATTCACACATGGGATTACAGGCTCGTTTAATGAGTCAGGCGTTGCGGAAGCTGACGGCAATTATCTCACGGTCAAAATGTATTCTCATCTTTATCAACCAAATCCGTATGAAAATCGGTATTGCGTACGGTAATCCTGAAACCACCACCGGCGGTAATGCGCTCAAATTCTATTCCTCGGTACGTATCGAAGTCCGCAAAGGCGAAGTGCTCGGCAAGGATGAGGATGAAGCATGGGGAAACAAGGTGCGCATCAAAGTTGTCAAGAATAAGGTCGCGCCGCCGTTCCGAAAGGTTGAGCTGGAAATCCTGTTCGGCAAGGGAATTTCTCCCTACGGCAGCTTGCTGGACTGCGCGGTAAAATACGAATTGATAGACAAAAAAGGTGCATGGTACTCGTATAAAGAAGATAAGATTGGACAAGGGCATGACAACGCCGTAAAATTCTTGGAAGACAATCCCGATGTTGCAATCGATCTTGAAAAGACCTTGCGCGCACAGCTGTTCCCCAACCAAAAATATGTGTCAAGTTTTGTAAAAATCGATCAAGCCGCCGATTCCGGAACTGCGGGCAAAACGCCGTCCGGTTCCGGCACCGGCGAAGCGGCTGCGGCAAAGGCGGCGGGTTCCGTAAAACCGGAAGTGGCAAGAACTGATAAAGAAGCTGATGCTCAGGCCGCTCCGGCAGGGAAAAAATCCATGCTCGAAAAAGCAGCTCTCGCTAGCGGCAAAACTGAAAGCTTGAATGCCGATTCTGCAGCAGTATCCGCTACGCATAAATCAAAGCCGGGCAGCACTTTTGACGGCGACAACGAGCTCTTTTAA
- a CDS encoding DUF4418 family protein: MKKYIVGMLIIIIGLLVLFAPFGYAHVCFPKADGGFMKCHWMGEAVRMLGGLIAALGVVFLLFKSSRIGIAFSNIGLGVCLILLQTVVIGTCKTATMHCNVYTKPVILLLAIILIAIDVGYLFVNRRR; encoded by the coding sequence ATGAAAAAATATATTGTAGGAATGTTAATTATTATTATCGGTTTACTCGTTCTGTTTGCTCCCTTCGGATATGCCCATGTCTGTTTTCCGAAAGCTGACGGCGGTTTTATGAAGTGCCATTGGATGGGCGAGGCTGTCCGAATGCTCGGCGGTTTAATTGCTGCATTAGGCGTCGTATTCTTACTGTTCAAGAGTTCCCGCATCGGTATCGCATTTTCCAATATCGGGCTCGGTGTTTGTCTGATATTATTGCAAACGGTTGTTATCGGTACATGTAAGACTGCAACTATGCATTGTAATGTTTATACCAAACCTGTCATTTTACTGTTGGCAATCATACTGATAGCCATTGATGTCGGGTATCTGTTCGTTAACAGAAGACGATAA